A window of Ghiorsea bivora genomic DNA:
AGAAAGTTGTTAATTTCTGATTCGCCACGAGGCAAAGTGCGCTTAAACATCCCAAGCCATGTGCTGGGGGCATGGTTTCCGAACCTATATCCTGAAAGTGCTTTGCTGTGTTAAATCATCTAGGTGATGCATTTATGGATGATGAATAAACTTGAGGTTGCAAACTTTGACAGTGGTGAATATAGGTTTGGAAACATTGCGGATAGTGAAGTGAAAATAGCCTTGCAGGGAATAATAGGTAAATAAAAGTAAACAATGATTTTCTTTATGATTTTCTATACGCTTTGGACTGAAACAATATAGAGGTGTGGGAGCCAATGAGAGTTTGTTCGTTTAATTAGATGATAACAGAATATCACGCAAAATATTATGCCCATGAGCTAACGCTTCAGCACGCCAGTAATGGTGTTGATCGCCTTTCGCAGTCTTTGTTTGATGCCTCGGTTGATCTGAATCCCCATCAAATTGAAGCGGCCTTGTTTGCTTTGCGGAACCCTTTGAATAAAGGCGTTATTCTTGCAGATGAAGTGGGTTTGGGTAAAACCATCGAAGCTGCCTTGGTTCTAAGTCAATGCTGGGCAGAGCGAAAGAGGCACTTGCTGATTATATGCCCTGCATCATTGCGTAGGCAGTGGGCTTCAGAGTTGCAAGAAAAATTTAACCTGCCTAGTCAAATACTTGATGCGCCAACCGTGCGAAAGTTCAGAAAGAATGGTATATTCTCACCGCTATCAATGAAGAAAGTGATTATCATGTCATATCATTATGCGGCAAGGTTGGAAGAAGAGCTTATTGCGGTACCTTGGGACTTGGTGGTTATTGATGAAGCACATAAACTTAGAAATGCTCACAGACCAAAAAACAAGATGGGGCAAGCATTAAATGCCAGCCACTATCTCAAACAACATGGTGGCAAGGAGTGGAAATACTTATTGATTCCGCATGATGAGGTGAAAGATAATAAAAAGTTGGTTGATTTTGTTCGTGCCTTTACAGTGAACAATACATGAGTGATACAGTATTGCGGCAATGGGCGATGTTGCGGATGGTGCTTCGAGCGACAACTGAATGAATTTCCTACCGTCCATTTTTGATGCAGTGTTACCCATGGCACTTTTTGGGCTAGCAGTTTTCTTACTGGTCTCTGGGTTTAAGCTTTATCAGCCTATTTTAGTGGGTTGGTTAGGTGAGTTGGTTATCAAAGGTGAACTATCAGGCTTAGATGAAAATCAGTATATCCAGTTTCATGATGTGCTTTTGCCTATTGATGGCGAAACGACGCAAATTGACCATGTTTTAATCGTGGGAGACACATGCTTTGTGATTGAAACCAAAGCCTATGCAGGATGGATATACGGCAAAGCGCATGATAAGACTTGGCTGCAAACATTTAACAAGCGTGCTAAGTTCCCATTTCAAAACCCAATCAGACAAAATCATAAACATATCCTTGCGATTAAATCGTGCCTCAAAGATTTGAAGGTTAAAGGAGTGGTGGTTTTCACTCATGGTAAACTTAAGAGCCCTAGAATTGATGGTGTTTTATATGCCAAAGAATTAAAACAATATATTCTTGAACAAGATGTAGATAAGTCTTTTAACAATAAACCTGCACTTCAAGCATTACAAAAAGTGATGATCACGGATAAGGCAGATCATAAGGCGCATGTGTTGCGGTTGCAGAAGAAACATGGGGGTCGGTGGCGTACACCTGTTGCCAAAACCTTTATATTGGCATCCATTGTTATGTTTATCATTGCTTCAAATATAAATGGTTCAAAATCCAGCCATGAGGTGAAACAGGCTTATGCTCCAGAGCGCATCCAAGCGCAGCCTCTGGCTGTTGTTCCAAAGCAAGTGCAAAAACGCGTTCAGCAGGTTGAGCAGAAAAGTGTTCCGTTGGTTGCGCCCGTGGTGAAAGGCTTTGCGAAAGGAAAGGTAATGCTAGCGATTGGCAATGATTATAAAATGTTACGTGTAGGGGAAACAACCCATGATGGTTGGACTTTGCAAGCTTCTGAAAATAATACAGCAATGTTTACACATATTTCAGGGCAAAAAGTAAAAGTATCCCTACGAGGAGTTGAGAAATGAGTGATACAGTAATGCGGCAATGGATGATGTTGCGGATGGTGCCAAGATCGCCGAGTAAAATCAGCACCATAGAAATTATGAATAACTTAGCAGCGGAAAGCTTCATAATTTCGCAACGCTCTATTCAACGCGATTTGGATAAGTTTTCATCCATTTTTCCGCTTGAATGTGATGATAGAAGTAAACCTTTTGGTTGGTCGTGGCGCAAAGATGCTCCTACGATCGATATTCCAGGCATGGATTCACACACTGCATTGGCATTCTATTTGGCAGAGCAACATCTTGAGCCGATTCTGCCACGAGAAACGGTAGTGAAATTAAATCCACACTTTTTATCGGCAAAAAAGATACTTAATGAACTTTCAGGTGATTCGGGAACTACATCTTGGGTGAATAAAGTGCGTGTACTGCGCCAAGGCCCTGATTTATCTACGCCAGAGATTGATGCAGGTGTGCAAGAGAAGGTTTACACAGCATTGCTGTTGAATAAACGCTTGGAAGTACAATATAAGAAGCGCGGCGCGACAAAAGCGAAGGATTATACGATTAGCCCGCTGGCGTTGGTGCTTAAAAATGGTATTTTTTATATTCCGTGTACCGTGTTTAATTATGACGATATTCGCTTGATGACATTGCACAGGATTAAACAAGCAACATTAACGGATGCGATGATTGATTCGCCTGAAAATTTTGACTTGGATGCGTATATCCAGTCGGGTGAGTTAAGTTTTCAAGTAGGTGATATGATAAAGCTTACAGCCATCATTGATAAGGATGTGGCATTCCATTTGGGTGAGCGCAAGCTTAGCCCAGACCAAACACTGGAAGAACAAGAGGATGACACATTTCTATTGCAAGCCACAGTGAATGATACTTCGGAGCTTCGGTTTTGGTTGCGTGGCTATGATGAGCAGATTGAAGTGCTTGAGCCTAAGGAGCTACGAGATGATTTATATCGAAGCGCTCAAGCGCAAATTAAGAAGTATGAAGCTAGCCAAGGTTGAGAAGGTCATCTATTAATAGATGGCTGTTGTTATATATAGGTGTAAGTGATTTTGATTGGGTGTTTTGAGCTATAAGAAAGGAGAGAGATATGAAAATAATTGGAGTAAAGCCAGATACAGGTGAAACATTCCAAGAAGATGTGGCAGAAATTTCAAATGACTATTTTCAAGAGTTCTCTATTTTTGAGATGTCGGATGATGATATTAAAAGAATGATTGATCGATTGAATATTTCTGCAGATATAAAGGCATTACTGTTTAAGTTTTCAAAGGCAACACTCAAGGTTGGGTCATATGTACTCAAGGTTGGGCGCAAAATTATTGATTATATTTGCTCTGCCTTTCGTGAATATCCGAATACTGGATTTGGAATGCTTTTTGGAGCAATTGTAACGCTTCTTATTGCTTCTATTCCAGTTTTAGGTGCGTTGCTTGCCCCAATTGTTGGCCCGATATTAATAGCCTATGGAATTTTGGTT
This region includes:
- a CDS encoding nuclease-related domain-containing protein, whose product is MNFLPSIFDAVLPMALFGLAVFLLVSGFKLYQPILVGWLGELVIKGELSGLDENQYIQFHDVLLPIDGETTQIDHVLIVGDTCFVIETKAYAGWIYGKAHDKTWLQTFNKRAKFPFQNPIRQNHKHILAIKSCLKDLKVKGVVVFTHGKLKSPRIDGVLYAKELKQYILEQDVDKSFNNKPALQALQKVMITDKADHKAHVLRLQKKHGGRWRTPVAKTFILASIVMFIIASNINGSKSSHEVKQAYAPERIQAQPLAVVPKQVQKRVQQVEQKSVPLVAPVVKGFAKGKVMLAIGNDYKMLRVGETTHDGWTLQASENNTAMFTHISGQKVKVSLRGVEK
- a CDS encoding helix-turn-helix transcriptional regulator, whose product is MSDTVMRQWMMLRMVPRSPSKISTIEIMNNLAAESFIISQRSIQRDLDKFSSIFPLECDDRSKPFGWSWRKDAPTIDIPGMDSHTALAFYLAEQHLEPILPRETVVKLNPHFLSAKKILNELSGDSGTTSWVNKVRVLRQGPDLSTPEIDAGVQEKVYTALLLNKRLEVQYKKRGATKAKDYTISPLALVLKNGIFYIPCTVFNYDDIRLMTLHRIKQATLTDAMIDSPENFDLDAYIQSGELSFQVGDMIKLTAIIDKDVAFHLGERKLSPDQTLEEQEDDTFLLQATVNDTSELRFWLRGYDEQIEVLEPKELRDDLYRSAQAQIKKYEASQG